In Thalassococcus sp. S3, the sequence GTGCTCGCTCAGGGTGGCGCGATACAATATGTGCGCGGCCCGAACCGAAAGGTCGTCGACGTGATTTGCGTCACGCGCGACGGCCATGTCCTCAGCAATTGCACGTTGGGCGTTTTCCAGCGTCTGTTGCGCCGGAAACTGATCCGGTCCCAAAACGGTCGCCCCTACCAGATCTCGCGCCTCGGGCGCGAGAACGTGCGGGCGCAGCTCGACAATCGGTAGGATCGGGATCAAGCCAGGCTGCGGGCGATGCCGCCTGCAGCCTTTTGATCTCAGAACCCGAAGAGATTGGCCTCGCCGATGGCCTTCTCGACAAAGCGGGCCCGGTCGGGTTCGGGCGCCCAGCCCAGTTCGGCCTTGGGTTTGGCGTTGTCGAAGGGCGAAAAATGGGCCCGTGATTTCCAATCGTTCAAGGAGGCGCGGGTCAGCCCCTTTTTGCGCAACACACCGACCTTCAGCGCATGCTTGACCGCGTCCGACAGAAAGAAGCTGTAAAGCGAGCCGGAGGTCACGCGGATCCGCGCACCCAGGCGGTCGTGGATGGCGTCAAAGTATTGCCGCGCCGACATCATGCGTTCGCCGGTCAGATTGTAGGATTGCCCGACGGCGCCCTCGCTCTCCATCATTCGGATCAGCCCGTCGGTGATATCGTCGATCAGCACGAAGGGCAGGATGTTGTTGCCATGCCCCCAGATGCGGACCGCGCCCGCGCCGTGCCAGCGGCCAATCCCCCAATGCTGCAACGGGCCGCCCGCGCCCACGACGATGCCGGGCCGGGCGATGACGAGCGGCAGCCCCCGGTCGCGATGCAACTCCATCAGGCGGCGTTCGCATTCGGCCTTGGAGCGCGCATAAAGGTTGCGGTCCGTCATGTCGGCGGCAAAGCCGGTCTCCTCGGTGATGCGCCGGAAGGGGTCCGACATGTCGTAAGAGGCGATCGTGCCGGTGTAGACAAGGCGCCGGACACCCGCCTCCATCGCGGCCTCGGCGATGCCGACACTGACGCCCACATCGTTTTTCAGGGCGTCCTCCCAGATGGCGTCGAGCGACTTGGCCAGGTTGAAGACGGTGTCGATGCCCCGCATCGCGGAAACCAGACCGGCCTTGTCGTGCAGTGACACGCCCACCGTTTCCACATGATCGGATAGATCATCGAAAGGCCCCGTCTTGCCCCGGCTAAGGACCCGGACGTCATGCCCCGCGGCGACCAGACCGCGTGTGAGGTGGCGCCCGATAAAGCCCGTTCCCCCGATCACCAGAACGGTGGGCGACGGGGCGGTTTTCGCAACGATTGGCCGCACCTCCGACGGCACATGGTCGAGGGCGGCGTCGATGGCCCCCATCACCTCGCAGGCGGCGTCGAAGTGAAACCTGCGGTCGAGTGGCGTGCCGGAGGCGATGCTGTCGTAGAACGCACCGATTGCTCCCCGGAAGCTGAGGCCATAGGGCGATTTCTGGTTCAGCGAGGTCAGCTGACGGGCGGCGTTCACAACGCCTTCGCGAGCATGCTGGCCGGCCTGCGACATCTGCGCAAGAAACGGGTTCAGAATCAGGTCTGCGGTGTTTTCGGCGCGCACGACCAATGTGTCGGACGCATAATCGAACCGCGCCTGCCCGCTTGAGCCACGCAGGGTCACGCTGCGATCATCAAGGGTTTCGACCAGAGAGAGGTTGAAGGTCACCTCCACCTCCCCTGCCCGCGCCAGAATGCGCCAGACCTGAGGGCGGGTTCCACCCCCCGGCAACGCGACGGGCTTGCTGAGCGCGACATGCTCGACTGTTACCGGCCCGAAAAGATCCACCGCGAAAGCAAACAGATGCGGGCCCAGTTCAAGCAGCAGGTTGCGGGGCGCGCGCATCAGCCAAAGGCCGAACGGACCGGAGCGCAGGGGCGGCAAGGGAAAACACCAGTTGATTTCGGCCATCGACACACGGCCCAACGCACCGGAGCGGACCTGCGCCTTCAACCGCTCATATCCGGGCATGCCGAGGAAATTATGCGCCGCACCCAGCGTCTTGCCCGCGGCCTTTGCCGCCTGTGCCATAGCCCGCGTCTGATCGGCGGAGATCGCGACAGGTTTCTCGACCCAGCAATGCAGCCCGGCCTTCAGGCAGTCGATCGTCAAATCATGGTGGCTGTCTGGTGGTGTGAGGATATGAACGGCATCCACTCCCCCTTCTGCCTGCATGTCCTCGACCGAGCTATAGGCACGCGCGCCATGCGCCTCGGCGAGCCCCTTGGCCGCAGAGGGCGAGACGTCGCAGACCGCCGCCAGCTCCACCCCCGGTGTCGCCTTGATCGCATCGGCATGCCAGCTTGCAATATATCCGGCGCCAATGATGCCGGCGCGCAGAGGGGATGAAGCCATCACAACGGCCTTTCTATTTGTATTCGATGATGCGCATGTCCTTACGGGTCGCCATACGCCAGATATAAGTCAGCATTCCCAAGAGGTTGGGGAACTTGGATAATGTCAGCAGTACCGCCTGCTCAGCCGCGTCACGCAGGTCGAGGCCCGCGCGCCGCAAGCCCTGCACCGTCCGAAGATAGGACAAGAGATAGACGGCAAGAACGGCAAGCAGCAGCAAAGGTTCGGTGAAAAGAGCGCCGACAGCGAGCACAGGCAGCAAAGCGGCATAGATCCAGACGCGCCGCCGCTCTTTGGTGAAGTATTCCGGATGCAAAGCACCCACCTGCGAAAAACCATGTCCGGTGCGCACTGCACGCTGCCACCATTGACCAAAGCGGAGCATATTCGCGTCGTGCAGCGTCATGTCTTCGGGCAGACGATGCACCCTCCAGCCCGCCTTTCGCATGCGGGTGCAGAACTCCTCGTCCTCGGCCGCGATGATGCGCGGGTTAAAGCCGCCCGCGGCCTCGAACGCCTCGGCGCGGACCATCATGTCGCCGCCGCAACCCTCGATATCGCCTGCCGGGCGATGCCATTCGAAATCGCACAAGCGGTTGTAAACGCTTGCCTCGGGGTGGATTTCGGCACGCCAGCCCGTGACGATACCCAGATCCGGCTGCGCGTCGAGCGCGGCACGTGCCTTGGCCATCCAACCCGGTACGATCCGGCAATCCCCATCGACGAATTGAACGTAATCTGGCCGCGTGCCCGTGCTGGCCAGGGCACGATAGCCCGCGTTGCGTGCCCGCGCCGCGGTGAACGGGGTGTCGGTATCAAGGATCACCACCTCCGCCCCCGCCTCTTCAGCGGCTTTCACGCTTCCATCGGTGGATCCGCTGTCGACATAGACGACCCGGATCTGCTGATCGGCCAAGGAGGCGAGGCAGGCCACCAGGCGCGCGCCCTCGTTGCGGCCGATCACGACGGCACCGATCAGGCTCATACCCGCCCCTCCGCGATTGACGTTCTGAACAAGGCGGCAAGCTTGCGCGCCTCCACGCGGCTGTCGAATTCGGCCACCACCTTGGCACGCCCCGCGGCGCCCATTTTGCGGCGCAGGTCGGGATGGGCCAGAAGCTGGATCAGGGCCGCGGCCAGGGGCTTTGAGGGGCCCGGAGGAACCAGCAGGCCCGTCACACCGTTCTCGACAAGTTCAGGCACGCCCGCAATCCGCGTCGTGACCACCGGCACCTCTGCGGCCATCGCTTCCATCAGCACAACCGGCACGCCTTCGGCAAAGCTTGGCAGGACGAAGACATCGGCCTTTTCCAGTGCTTCCGCTACCTCTGCCTGTGACTTGTAGCCGGCAAAGACGACGCCATCCCGCAGCCCCATATCTGCTGCACGCGCTTCCAGCGCCGTGCGGTCCGGGCCGTCCCCGATCAGGACAAGCTGACAGTCCGGCACCTGCTCGCGGACCTCTGTGAAGGCCTCCAACAGGACTGGCGCGCCTTTGACCGCCGCCAGACGCCCCACAAAAAGAAGCGTCGGGCGCTCTGATCGCTCCTCTTGCGTCCCATACCGCTCCGGCTCGATCCCGCAATGGACGATATGCAGCTTGTCCCACAGCGCGGCGTCGGAAAAGGCCATGGCCTGCGACCGGCAAAAGTCGCTGATGCAACTCACAAAGCGGGCGGTTTCGATTTTCCGGTCGAGCCTCCAATGCTCGGGCGCGAAAAAGATGTCTGGCCCGTGCAGGGTGAAGCTGTAGGGAATGCCCGACAAGGCTGAGGTCAGCATCGCGACGGTGCAGCTCGACTTGGCAATGTGGTTGTGCAAATGGGAGACCCCTTGCCGCTCAAGGTGATCAGCCAATACCGCCGCTTCGGCGAAATAAAAGAGCTGGTAGAGCAGATTGCGCAATCCGGGCGGCGCTGTCTGCACAGCCAGCTTCAGCGCCCCACCGTAGCGTCGGGGACTGCGCAGCGCGCGTATGTGCGCGCGCAAAAGAGTGAGCGGCGCTTTGGCCGTGTCGAGCAGTTTGAAGGTTTGCGCGGCCTCCGCCACCTGTTCGGGGCCAACATGATGTTCGGCACCGGTGGTGCGTACCGAGCACGTCAGAATTTCCAGCCCCTCGGCGCGCAGGGCCGCAACCTCGCGCTGAATGAAGGTGTCGGTGGCGCGGGGATATTCACCGGTCAGATAGGCCACGCGGTCGGTCACGCCGGTCCCTCCTCCTCGCTGGAGAGGCTCTGCTCCAGCGCCTGCTCAAACGGAATACACGGCACATCCTGCATCAGCGCGGCAAAGCGCGACGTGTCATAACGCAGCGGGATCATGCGGGCCTGCAGGATCTCTGGACAGAGCAGCCCCGGCAGCCGAGCCCGAAGGCCGGGCCGGGCCGACAGAAAGCGGGCCAGTGGCAAAAGCAGGCGCCAGTTGAGCGGAACGATCCGACCGGTGCGCGCCTGTCCCAGCCGTATCAGGTATGTCTGGCGCGACGGCGCGTCCGGTTCGATCATGTTTACCGGACCAGAGGTCGGTATTTTGCAAGCAGAGACAAGGCCTTCCGCGCAGTTTTTTACGTAGACGACCGGCACAGTGCCGTCCGCGGACAGGCGCAAGAGAACCGGCCCCACCCTGGGCCCAAAATGCGCATTCCACCATCGACCGGGACCAAAGACCGCCCCTGGTCGCATCACGATCAGGTCGATGGCATGGGTCCGGGCAAAGGTCTGCGCGACCTCCTCCTGCAGGTATTTCGCCTGACAATAGACGTCCCGCAAGGTCGCATCCGGCTCAAGCGGCGTATCCTCTGACAGCACCCCGCCCTCGGGAACCGCGTCATGGCCATAAACCGCGATGGAACTGACGAGAACCACTTTCGGTTTCGTCTCAAGACCCGCAACCGCCTCGATCAGGTATCGTGTGCC encodes:
- a CDS encoding YjhX family toxin, with the protein product MNISKAEQRVLHVLAQGGAIQYVRGPNRKVVDVICVTRDGHVLSNCTLGVFQRLLRRKLIRSQNGRPYQISRLGRENVRAQLDNR
- a CDS encoding NAD-dependent epimerase/dehydratase family protein — translated: MASSPLRAGIIGAGYIASWHADAIKATPGVELAAVCDVSPSAAKGLAEAHGARAYSSVEDMQAEGGVDAVHILTPPDSHHDLTIDCLKAGLHCWVEKPVAISADQTRAMAQAAKAAGKTLGAAHNFLGMPGYERLKAQVRSGALGRVSMAEINWCFPLPPLRSGPFGLWLMRAPRNLLLELGPHLFAFAVDLFGPVTVEHVALSKPVALPGGGTRPQVWRILARAGEVEVTFNLSLVETLDDRSVTLRGSSGQARFDYASDTLVVRAENTADLILNPFLAQMSQAGQHAREGVVNAARQLTSLNQKSPYGLSFRGAIGAFYDSIASGTPLDRRFHFDAACEVMGAIDAALDHVPSEVRPIVAKTAPSPTVLVIGGTGFIGRHLTRGLVAAGHDVRVLSRGKTGPFDDLSDHVETVGVSLHDKAGLVSAMRGIDTVFNLAKSLDAIWEDALKNDVGVSVGIAEAAMEAGVRRLVYTGTIASYDMSDPFRRITEETGFAADMTDRNLYARSKAECERRLMELHRDRGLPLVIARPGIVVGAGGPLQHWGIGRWHGAGAVRIWGHGNNILPFVLIDDITDGLIRMMESEGAVGQSYNLTGERMMSARQYFDAIHDRLGARIRVTSGSLYSFFLSDAVKHALKVGVLRKKGLTRASLNDWKSRAHFSPFDNAKPKAELGWAPEPDRARFVEKAIGEANLFGF
- a CDS encoding glycosyltransferase family 2 protein: MSLIGAVVIGRNEGARLVACLASLADQQIRVVYVDSGSTDGSVKAAEEAGAEVVILDTDTPFTAARARNAGYRALASTGTRPDYVQFVDGDCRIVPGWMAKARAALDAQPDLGIVTGWRAEIHPEASVYNRLCDFEWHRPAGDIEGCGGDMMVRAEAFEAAGGFNPRIIAAEDEEFCTRMRKAGWRVHRLPEDMTLHDANMLRFGQWWQRAVRTGHGFSQVGALHPEYFTKERRRVWIYAALLPVLAVGALFTEPLLLLAVLAVYLLSYLRTVQGLRRAGLDLRDAAEQAVLLTLSKFPNLLGMLTYIWRMATRKDMRIIEYK
- a CDS encoding glycosyltransferase family 4 protein produces the protein MTDRVAYLTGEYPRATDTFIQREVAALRAEGLEILTCSVRTTGAEHHVGPEQVAEAAQTFKLLDTAKAPLTLLRAHIRALRSPRRYGGALKLAVQTAPPGLRNLLYQLFYFAEAAVLADHLERQGVSHLHNHIAKSSCTVAMLTSALSGIPYSFTLHGPDIFFAPEHWRLDRKIETARFVSCISDFCRSQAMAFSDAALWDKLHIVHCGIEPERYGTQEERSERPTLLFVGRLAAVKGAPVLLEAFTEVREQVPDCQLVLIGDGPDRTALEARAADMGLRDGVVFAGYKSQAEVAEALEKADVFVLPSFAEGVPVVLMEAMAAEVPVVTTRIAGVPELVENGVTGLLVPPGPSKPLAAALIQLLAHPDLRRKMGAAGRAKVVAEFDSRVEARKLAALFRTSIAEGRV
- a CDS encoding NAD(P)-dependent oxidoreductase, with product MGQMTLLITGAGGFIGRETVAAARRRGHHVRALVRRAGTAPEIWANDPDVSVVVCDLARGEAGLTDAVAGCDAVIHLAAAMSGPEAQQLDDTVTGTRYLIEAVAGLETKPKVVLVSSIAVYGHDAVPEGGVLSEDTPLEPDATLRDVYCQAKYLQEEVAQTFARTHAIDLIVMRPGAVFGPGRWWNAHFGPRVGPVLLRLSADGTVPVVYVKNCAEGLVSACKIPTSGPVNMIEPDAPSRQTYLIRLGQARTGRIVPLNWRLLLPLARFLSARPGLRARLPGLLCPEILQARMIPLRYDTSRFAALMQDVPCIPFEQALEQSLSSEEEGPA